A single region of the Micropterus dolomieu isolate WLL.071019.BEF.003 ecotype Adirondacks linkage group LG02, ASM2129224v1, whole genome shotgun sequence genome encodes:
- the LOC123961006 gene encoding transcription factor Sox-9-like, producing the protein MNLLDPYLKMTDEQEKCHSDAPSPSMSEDSAGSPCPSGSGSDTENTRPSDNHLLLGPDYKKEGEEEKFPVCIRDAVSQVLKGYDWTLVPMPVRVNGSSKSKPHVKRPMNAFMVWAQAARRKLADQYPHLHNAELSKTLGKLWRLLNEVEKRPFVEEAERLRVQHKKDHPDYKYQPRRRKSVKNGQNDPEDGEQTHISPNAIFKALQQADSPASSLGEVHSPGEHSGQSQGPPTPPTTPKTDLPSSKADLKREGRPIQEGTSRQLNIDFGAVDIGELSSEVISNMGSFDVDEFDQYLPPHSHAGLTGAAHAGYPSSYGISSSSVSQAANVGAHAWMSKQQQQQQHSLTTLGGGGEQGQQGQQRPTQIKTEQLSPSHYSEQQGSPQHVTYGSFNLQHYSTSSYPSITRAQYDYSDHQGGVNSYYSHASGQGSGLYSTFSYMSPSQRPMYTPIADTTGVPSVPQTHSPQHWEQQPIYTQLSRP; encoded by the exons ATGAATCTCCTCGACCCTTACCTGAAGATGACAGACGAACAGGAGAAGTGTCACTCTGACGCTCCCAGCCCCAGCATGTCTGAGGACTCCGCAGGCTCGCCGTGCCCGTCTGGGTCCGGTTCGGACACTGAGAACACCCGGCCGTCCGACAACCACCTTCTATTGGGCCCAGACTACAAGAAGGAGGGTGAAGAAGAAAAGTTCCCCGTGTGTATCAGAGATGCAGTGTCCCAGGTGTTGAAGGGCTACGACTGGACGCTGGTGCCCATGCCGGTGCGCGTCAACggctcaagtaaaagtaaaccCCACGTCAAAAGACCCATGAACGCGTTCATGGTCTGGGCTCAAGCTGCACGGAGGAAGCTGGCCGATCAATACCCGCATCTGCACAACGCGGAACTCAGCAAAACCCTGGGCAAACTTTGGAG ATTGCTCAACGAAGTAGAGAAGCGCCCGTTTGTGGAAGAAGCTGAGCGTTTGAGAGTGCAGCACAAGAAGGACCACCCCGACTACAAATACCAGCCAAGGCGGAGAAAATCTGTCAAGAACGGGCAAAACGATCCTGAGGACGGCGAGCAAACCCACATCTCACCAAATGCGATCTTCAAGGCGCTGCAGCAGGCCGATTCTCCAGCGTCTAGTTTGGGGGAGGTGCATTCTCCAGGAGAGCACTCAG GTCAGTCCCAGGGCCCACCAACACCCCCAACCACCCCCAAGACAGACCTTCCTTCCAGCAAAGCTGACCTGAAGCGTGAGGGGCGTCCAATTCAGGAGGGCACCAGTCGCCAGCTCAACATCGACTTTGGAGCCGTGGACATTGGCGAGCTGAGCAGCGAAGTCATCTCCAACATGGGGAGCTTTGATGTTGATGAGTTTGATCAGTACCTGCCGCCTCACAGCCATGCTGGGCTGACTGGAGCAGCCCATGCTGGCTACCCCAGCAGCTACGGCATCAGCAGTTCCTCAGTCAGCCAGGCAGCCAATGTTGGGGCCCACGCCTGGATGTccaagcagcagcaacagcagcaacactcCCTGACCACCctgggtggaggaggagaacaagGCCAGCAGGGTCAACAGAGACCCACCCAGATCAAGACAGAGCAGCTGAGTCCCAGCCACTACAGTGAGCAGCAGGGCTCCCCACAGCACGTAACCTATGGGTCCTTCAACCTGCAGCACTACAGCACCTCCTCTTACCCCTCCATCACAAGAGCACAGTATGACTATTCAGACCACCAAGGTGGTGTCAACTCCTACTACAGCCATGCGTCTGGTCAAGGTTCCGGCCTGTACTCCACCTTCAGCTACATGAGCCCCAGCCAGAGGCCGATGTACACCCCGATTGCCGACACCACCGGGGTGCCCTCTGTGCCCCAGACCCACAGTCCGCAGCACTGGGAGCAGCAGCCCATTTACACACAGCTCTCCAGGCCATGA